In Anaerolineales bacterium, one DNA window encodes the following:
- a CDS encoding PAS domain S-box protein → MKKGSNRPPSEAGDRQYRNIFDAANDGLIIADLEWGLVVEANPVACAMHGYAREEFTGLPMSAFIHPDSQQVFNEYARAFQAGGGFDTRTLHVRREGSTFHAEWRVTTFEYQGRSCLLGIVRDVSKRIEAEQSLSQRVATRTHEQAALLGISHTLASTLELQPGLILDQLREIIEYDHAGLFSLEESSLITLAMRGTPRLEESVPIRIRLNGPETLAALFNEHRPIRIANVWSADPQAQFLRLLLDDGAAVLLEGMRSWMWVPLAVKSRIIGGVGVAHEKQDHFTPHHADLALSVANQAAITMVNAELYGHAQELAVLEERQRLARNLHDAVNQSLFSAGLIAEVLPRLWDRDQEQARSSLEDLRKLTRGAMAEMRALLAELRPSTLTDAELGDLLRLLGNAFTGRTNIPSTVNVKGEGVLPADVQVAIYRISQEALNNVAKHAEARGVEISLEHEETGIELTIRDDGKGFDPEQIESGHYGLSMMRERAEGVGAQLSITSQPGQGTDLTIRWKEVVKRRRHDD, encoded by the coding sequence ATGAAGAAAGGCTCGAACCGACCGCCGTCTGAAGCAGGAGACCGGCAGTATCGAAATATTTTCGATGCTGCCAATGACGGGTTGATCATCGCCGATCTGGAATGGGGTCTTGTGGTGGAGGCAAACCCTGTGGCATGTGCGATGCACGGCTATGCGCGCGAAGAGTTCACCGGGCTGCCAATGTCAGCCTTTATCCACCCCGACAGCCAGCAGGTATTCAATGAATATGCCCGCGCATTCCAGGCGGGCGGCGGGTTCGATACACGCACCTTGCATGTACGGCGGGAAGGCTCGACCTTCCATGCCGAATGGCGCGTGACGACATTCGAGTATCAGGGGCGGTCATGCCTGCTGGGCATTGTTCGTGACGTCAGCAAACGGATTGAAGCGGAACAGAGCCTCAGTCAGCGTGTCGCGACCCGCACGCATGAGCAAGCCGCGCTGTTGGGGATCTCACATACGCTGGCATCCACGCTCGAACTCCAGCCGGGCTTGATCCTCGATCAACTGCGCGAGATCATCGAATATGACCATGCCGGCTTGTTCTCCCTGGAAGAATCGAGCCTGATCACACTGGCGATGCGCGGAACGCCTCGACTGGAAGAGTCCGTGCCGATTCGTATCCGCTTGAATGGACCCGAAACGCTGGCGGCATTATTTAATGAACACCGTCCCATCCGCATCGCGAATGTGTGGAGCGCTGACCCGCAGGCGCAATTCCTGCGTTTGCTATTGGATGACGGGGCGGCGGTCCTGCTCGAAGGGATGCGCTCGTGGATGTGGGTGCCGCTGGCGGTGAAAAGCCGCATTATCGGCGGCGTGGGCGTGGCGCACGAAAAACAGGATCATTTCACGCCTCATCACGCAGATTTAGCGCTGAGTGTCGCCAACCAGGCTGCCATCACGATGGTCAACGCGGAACTGTATGGGCACGCGCAGGAACTGGCAGTATTGGAAGAGCGTCAGCGTTTGGCGCGCAACCTGCATGATGCCGTCAACCAATCCCTTTTTTCGGCGGGACTGATCGCCGAAGTCCTGCCGCGCCTATGGGACCGCGATCAGGAGCAGGCGCGCAGTTCGCTCGAAGACTTGCGCAAGTTGACGCGCGGCGCCATGGCCGAAATGCGCGCCCTGCTGGCGGAACTCCGTCCATCCACCCTGACCGATGCCGAACTGGGCGACCTGCTGCGCCTGTTGGGCAATGCCTTCACCGGGCGCACAAACATCCCGTCCACAGTGAACGTGAAAGGCGAGGGCGTGTTACCTGCCGATGTGCAGGTGGCAATCTACCGTATAAGTCAGGAGGCGTTGAATAATGTCGCAAAACATGCCGAAGCCCGGGGCGTGGAAATAAGCCTGGAACATGAAGAGACCGGCATCGAATTGACCATCCGCGATGACGGCAAAGGGTTCGACCCTGAACAGATCGAATCCGGTCACTATGGCTTGAGCATGATGCGCGAACGCGCCGAAGGAGTGGGCGCGCAATTGTCGATCACGAGCCAGCCCGGGCAGGGGACGGACCTGACCATCCGCTGGAAGGAAGTTGTGAAAAGAAGGAGGCATGATGACTAA
- a CDS encoding response regulator transcription factor produces the protein MMTNPIRVLLVDDHTMVRKGLGTFLQVFDDLLLAGEAESGANAIRLCGEIQPDVVLMDMVMPDMDGAAATRIIRQQFPQVQVIVLTSFKEGDLIKNALEAGAIGYLLKDVSADELAKAIRSAHAGRATLSPEAAQSLVESANLPPAPGLDLTEREREVLALMIEGLNNVQIAGRLTVSPSTVKSHVSNILSKLGVASRTEAVTLALRNKIVP, from the coding sequence ATGATGACTAACCCGATTCGCGTCTTGCTGGTTGACGATCACACCATGGTTCGCAAAGGATTGGGGACCTTTCTGCAGGTGTTTGATGACCTGTTGCTGGCGGGCGAGGCCGAAAGCGGCGCGAATGCGATCAGGCTGTGCGGCGAGATCCAGCCGGACGTGGTGCTGATGGATATGGTCATGCCGGACATGGATGGCGCAGCCGCAACACGCATCATCCGCCAGCAATTTCCACAAGTACAGGTCATTGTATTGACCAGTTTTAAAGAAGGGGATCTGATCAAGAATGCGCTGGAGGCCGGGGCGATCGGGTATCTGCTCAAGGATGTTTCCGCCGATGAACTTGCCAAAGCCATCCGCTCTGCGCACGCCGGACGCGCCACACTCTCCCCCGAAGCTGCCCAGTCACTGGTGGAGAGTGCCAACCTGCCGCCGGCGCCCGGTCTCGACCTGACCGAGCGCGAACGCGAAGTGCTCGCGCTGATGATCGAGGGGCTGAACAATGTGCAGATCGCCGGCAGGTTGACCGTCAGTCCCTCCACCGTAAAATCGCATGTTAGTAATATCCTTTCGAAATTAGGCGTTGCCAGCCGCACCGAGGCGGTGACCCTCGCGCTGCGGAATAAGATCGTTCCCTGA
- a CDS encoding ATP-binding protein — translation MESYEKHVPVLDFLSRKISMSSQWFSEAPENLESLIQEAFDNLEHSKTELSDYVATLQSQNKELKAYAHTVAHDLKMPLNVILWASHLITEKPDLTDAELKDYTREISVTANKMDTIINNLLLFAKVSSAEAPVECVDMRWVIANVLDRLNHLIEEHHAQIDIPESWPVAIGYGPWIEEVWANYFSNAIKYGGTPPHIELGASLQSGRMVRYWMRDNGPGLSVGDQSRLFTPFSQIAPAPNSGNGLGLSIVRRIIEKLGGQTGCESQPGRGSLFFFTLQADLSSC, via the coding sequence ATGGAATCCTACGAAAAACATGTGCCCGTTCTGGACTTTCTATCCAGAAAGATCAGTATGAGTTCACAATGGTTTTCTGAAGCGCCGGAGAATCTGGAATCCTTAATACAGGAGGCTTTTGATAACCTTGAACACTCCAAGACAGAGTTGTCCGATTACGTGGCTACCCTCCAATCGCAAAACAAGGAACTGAAGGCATACGCCCACACAGTCGCCCACGACCTCAAGATGCCATTGAATGTCATTCTCTGGGCTTCACATTTGATCACTGAAAAACCGGACCTGACCGATGCGGAACTGAAGGATTATACGCGGGAGATTTCTGTCACCGCAAACAAAATGGACACGATCATCAATAATTTATTACTTTTCGCCAAAGTGAGCAGCGCCGAGGCGCCGGTCGAGTGTGTGGATATGAGATGGGTTATAGCAAATGTGTTGGATCGTTTGAACCATCTCATCGAGGAGCACCACGCGCAGATTGACATCCCCGAATCCTGGCCCGTTGCCATCGGATATGGACCCTGGATCGAAGAAGTATGGGCTAATTACTTCAGCAATGCCATCAAGTATGGCGGCACCCCGCCGCATATAGAATTGGGCGCTTCACTCCAATCGGGTCGAATGGTCCGTTACTGGATGCGTGACAATGGTCCAGGTCTTTCAGTTGGCGACCAGTCGCGATTATTTACCCCGTTCAGTCAGATCGCCCCTGCACCGAATTCAGGGAATGGATTGGGACTCTCGATTGTGCGCCGTATCATTGAGAAATTGGGCGGTCAGACAGGTTGCGAGAGCCAACCCGGCAGAGGCAGCTTATTTTTCTTTACGCTGCAGGCTGATTTATCCTCCTGCTAA